The following proteins are encoded in a genomic region of Amycolatopsis sulphurea:
- a CDS encoding lytic transglycosylase domain-containing protein: MPSELLADPAGPDAPAGAAGSSAIPPSGPLGIAAAAFDAYVQAASRAPAGCHLQWSLLASIGRIESNHAHGGQVDAAGTTLSPILGPVLNGTGFAAIADTDGGRYDGDSRWDRAVGPMQFIPSTWRSYAVDGNGDGRVDPSNIYDATAAAARYLCAGGQDTSDPRQRAEAVFRYNHSDSYVATVLLWADAYARSALPVGPTGTPASPEAPLALPAPGAIQLPVPVPPVATTAVPVTTNPSTTIPTSTATSIPTGTEPRPTSTPPPGSTTPQPAPSTTPPPVTTPPVTTTAPATTATTEPGEEPATVQNDPVTAAATS; the protein is encoded by the coding sequence GTGCCCAGTGAACTCCTCGCCGACCCGGCCGGTCCCGATGCGCCGGCAGGCGCCGCGGGATCGTCCGCCATCCCGCCGTCTGGGCCGCTCGGTATCGCTGCGGCCGCGTTCGACGCATACGTGCAGGCGGCCAGCCGGGCGCCGGCAGGCTGTCACCTGCAGTGGTCGCTGCTGGCGAGCATTGGGCGCATCGAGTCCAACCACGCGCACGGCGGGCAGGTCGACGCGGCGGGGACGACGCTGTCGCCGATCCTGGGGCCGGTACTCAACGGCACGGGTTTCGCGGCGATCGCTGACACCGATGGCGGCAGGTACGACGGCGACAGCCGGTGGGACCGCGCGGTGGGGCCGATGCAGTTCATTCCGTCCACGTGGCGGAGCTACGCCGTGGACGGCAACGGCGACGGCCGTGTGGATCCGAGCAACATCTACGACGCGACGGCTGCTGCGGCCCGCTACCTGTGTGCGGGTGGCCAGGACACCTCGGACCCGCGGCAACGCGCCGAGGCCGTGTTCCGGTACAACCACTCGGACTCCTATGTGGCCACGGTCCTGCTGTGGGCCGACGCCTACGCCCGGAGCGCGCTCCCGGTCGGTCCGACGGGCACGCCGGCCAGCCCGGAAGCGCCGCTCGCGCTGCCCGCACCGGGGGCGATCCAGCTGCCGGTCCCGGTACCGCCTGTCGCGACCACCGCAGTCCCGGTGACCACGAACCCGAGCACGACCATCCCCACGTCCACCGCCACGAGCATCCCCACGGGCACCGAGCCTCGGCCGACGAGTACTCCGCCGCCGGGGAGCACGACTCCGCAGCCGGCTCCGTCCACGACCCCGCCGCCGGTCACGACGCCGCCGGTTACGACGACGGCACCGGCGACCACCGCGACGACGGAGCCGGGCGAGGAGCCTGCCACCGTACAAAACGATCCGGTAACGGCCGCCGCGACCTCGTAA